The sequence below is a genomic window from Citricoccus muralis.
CGGGGTGCCTATCAGCGTGGCGTGCCCACCCCCGGCCGCCAGCAACCCCAACAGTTCGCGGACCGTGGGCTTCCGGGTCTCGATCATCCGCAGCACCGTGGCATAGCGCCCCACCGGCCCCGTGAATTCCTCCACGGGCGGCAGCTCCGGCACGGGCGCATCCAGCTCCCAGTCGGAGGCATCCTGACCCACAAAGAACGACAGCTGACGCAACGATTCCGCCACCGGCAGCAGCGCATCCAGTTCGGCCCGCCGCGCCCTGGCCTCCCGTTCGGTGGAGGCTACCTCGGTCACCAGGCCCGGCATCACGACGACGTCGTCCGGGTTCCGGCCTGCCGCGGCCACACGACGTCGCAGATCCGCCCGATACCGTCGGCCCGCCTGCGCATCCCACGCCACCGCGTAGATCCCCTCCGCGTAGCGTGCCGCCAGCGCGCGCCCCGGCTCCGAGGCCCCGGCCTGCAGCACCACCGGCCGCCCCTGCGGTGAACGCGGCACCGTCAGCGGCCCGGCCACCTCGAAGTAGCGTCCCCGGTGGTCCACCGGGTGAATTCGCGCGGCATCCAGGTAGGCTCCGTCCCGGTCCGCCCGCACCGCGCCGTCCTCCCAGGAGTCCCACAATCCCTGCATGGCCACGATAAACTCCTCGGCCCGGGCGTACCGCTGTTCGCGCCCCGGCAGGCGGTCCATCCCGTGATTCCGGGCTTCGGCGTCCGTCATCGACGTCACCACATTCACCCCCGCGCGCCCACCCGAGAGGTGGTCGAGGCTAGCGAGCATCCGCGCTGCCGGGAACGGCGTCCAGAAGGTGGAGGAGATCGTTGCCACCAGCCCGATCCGCTCCGTCGCCCGGGCCACCGCCGCCAGCGTGGTCAGCGGATCGAAGTACCGCACCGGCGCACTGCCCGGCCCCAGCGCCTGCCCGTCGGCCAGAAAGAACGCGTCGAGGCAGCCGCGCTCGGCCAGCTGGGCCAGTTGCTCCCAATACTCGATGGCCCCGATCCGCTCGACAGCAGAATCGGGAGCACGCCAGGCCGCCGCATGATGCCCGCATGCGGTAGCAAACAGGTTGAGGTGGATCTCGGAACGGGTGTGGACATGCGTCATTAATCGACAATCCCTTCGCCAGCATGATCTGGATCAGGTTCAACGGGTCTGTTCTCAGCCGCCGACTCGTTACGAACCAGGGGCACCCCGTGTCACGTTGTATAGGTGTTGACGACTTTACGTCAGCTCCGCCGCCGCGTCACCTCTGCGGGGCAGTAGCGTCATACTCCTGCTGCGCGGCGATCACCTGGGGCAATTCGGCCTCGACGACGGCGGTGAGCTCCGCCAGCGGCACCGCAACTTTCACGCCCAGCGGCGTCAGACCGTAGTCCACGTTCGGGGGAATGGTGCTGTGCACGGTGCGGACCACCATCCCGTCGCGTTCCAACTGACCGAGGGTCTGAGAGAGCATTCGTTCGCTGACACCATCGATCCGGCGCCGAATCTCCCCGAACCGCATGGGTTCGCCGCTGAGCTTCAGCGCCACCATGATCAGCGATCCCCAGCGACCGGTGAGGTGCTGCAAGGCGGTGCGGGAAGTGCAGGCACTCGAGAAGACATCGGGCGCGAAGTCTTCCGCTTCTGCTTCGGCATCTGGATCGAACGTCATGCCTTCCAGTATACGCTTATGGTTAGTGCTGACTTTTCAGTTGCACTTACTTTAGGTAAGCGCTACAGTGATTCCATCGCCGCCAACAGGCACCGACCGAAAGAAGGAACATCATGCGCATTGCCGTCACCGGAGCCACCGGCCACCTGGGTGGTCTCATCATCGAATCACTGCTGCAGCGCGGTGTGGCCGCGAGCGACCTGGTCGCCGTCGTCCGCTCTGCTGAGAAAGCGCAGCCCCTCTCTGATCAGGGGATTGCTCTTGGCGTAGCTTCCTACGAAGACGAAGCAGCCCTCACCGCCGCCCTGTCCGGCGTGGATCGCCTCGTCTTGGTGTCAGGCAGCGAGGTGGGTCAGCGCGTAGCTCAGCACACCAACATCATCAACGCTGCGAAGGCTGCTCACGTTTCCTTCATTGCCTACACGAGCCTGCTCAACCTGGACACCTCGGAGCTCGGCCTGGCGCCGGAGCACGCCGCCACCGAACAGCTGCTGGCCGACAGCGGCATCGACCACACGCGGCTGCGCAACGGCTGGTACTGGGAGAACTACGCCTCCGCTCTGGCTTCGGGCGAGGCTACCGGTAAGTTCTTCGGCGCCGCCGGCTCGGCGAAGGTGTCCGGGGCCGCGCGCCGCGACTATGCCGAGGCGGCTGCCGTCGTCGTCACCGGTGAAAATCACGCCGGCAAGGTCTACGAGCTGGCCGGTGCGCCCGCGCTCACCTACCCGGAAATCGCCGCTGCTGTGGGCGAGGTTCTGGGCAAGGAAGTGACCTACGAAAACCAGACCGTGGCCGAGTACCAGGCCACCCTGGAAGGCTTCGGCCTGCCGTCCGAGGTCGCTGCCATGTTTGCGAGCATGGACCCGATCATCGAGCAGGGGGCGCTGTACTCCGAGAGCACGGATCTGCAGGACCTCATCGGTCGGCCCTCGACCTCTGCCGCCGAGGCGCTAAAGGCCTGAAGAACTGAGGCTTTGACCAGCTGAAGGCCTGATCTCGAGGGGTCGGCGGTGCGGTTATCCACAGATGACCGCAGCGCTGGCCCCTTTCTCTTTCTCCTCGGCCATGCTGGAACGCATGCCGTTGCCGCCCGAACCGCCGTCCGCCCTCGCATCGGTGCTGCATCATGCCCGGACGACTGGTACCCGCGGCCACCTGGGAAAAACTGCGCATCGCCGCGGTGTCCTTTTCGTTGAGTCGCAACAAGCCTGTGGTTTCCTGTGGACACACGGCCCTAGACCTGTATGGCATTCCCGTGATTCCGGCTCCCACTTCGCTTCCGGCCCGGGCTTCGTCAGTAGGGCGAGACCACAACGAATTCCCGATAGGTCGCGTCGATTTCTGGTGGGCAAAGGCAAGGATCGCGGGTGAGTGCGATGGACATGGTCGGACCTCAACGATCCAGCGAAATTTGCCCGGATTCTCGCTCACCATGGAGTGCCGCGGGCCACAAGACAACCTCAACAAGCCGGGACAGGTCAGTCATCCGAGTCGGACGACTTGGAAGCACTGGGATGCTCGGGCTGTTCGGCCCACCACCGCAGCACCTCGGCCTTCGCGGTCTCTTCATCATGCGGGCCATCGTCGAGCCGCCACTCCAACAGGTGCTTGTACGCTCGCCCGACCAAGGGTCCCGGCGAGATGCCGAGCAGCTCCATGACCTGCTTGCCGTCGAGGTCCGGCCGAATCGCATCCAACTCTTCGCGCTCGAGCAGCTCGGCAATCCGCTGTTCCAGGTCGTCGTAAGCATGGGCCAGTCGCTCCGCTTTACGCCGATTCCGGGTGGTCACGTCAGAGCGGGTCAGGGCGTGTAGCCGTTGCAGCTGGTCGCCAGCATCGGTCACGTAGCGACGCACCGCCGAATCCGACCAACCGGCGTCGCCATACCCGTAGAACCGCATGTGCAGTTCCACCAGGGTGGCCACCGCCTTGATGGTGTCGTTGTCGAACTTGAGCGCCCGCATGCGCTTCCGCACGAGCTTGGCTCCCACGACGTCGTGGTGCCGGAAACTCACCGCGCCCGAACGCTCGAAGCGTCGCGTCGCCGGCTTGCCCACGTCATGCATCAACGCTGCAAAACGCAACACGAAATCCGGGGCCTCCACATAGTCGGCCTCATGGTCCAACGCCTGCTCGAGCACCGTCAGTGAGTGGTTGTACACGTCTTTGTGTCGGTGGTGCTCGTCGGTTTCCAACTGCAGCGCCGGCACCTCGGGTAGCACCTGATCAGCCAGTCCAGTGCGCACCAGCAGGTCGATTCCCGCCCGCGGCTGATCCGCCAGGATCAACTTCACCAGCTCCTCGCGCACCCGCTCCGCCGAAATAATGTCGATCCGCTGAGCCATCGCGATCATCGCCTGAACCACCGTGTCGTTCACGGCGAATCCGAGCTGGGCAGCGAAGCGTGCCGCCCGCATCATCCGTAGCGGGTCATCGGAAAAGGAATCCTCCGGTGCCCCTGGCGTGCGCAACATCCCAGCGGCAAGGTCGCGCATCCCGCCGAACGGATCCACCAGCTCCAGGTCGGGCAACCGCAACGCCATCGCGTTCACGGTGAAGTCACGCCGGAACAGGTCATCGTTCAGTTCGGTACCGAAAGCCACCACGGGTTTCCGCGATTCGGGATCGTACTGCTCCGCACGATAGGTGGTGACCTCCAGCTGCCACTCGCCCTTCTTGAACCCGATGGTCCCAAACCGGGCCCCGATGTCCCACACCGCATCGGCCCATTCGGCCACCACGGTCTGGGTCTGCTCCGGTAGCGCATTAGTGGTGAAGTCTAAATCCACCACGCCCCGACCCAAGAAAAGATCGCGCACCGGCCCGCCCACCAGCGACAGCTCGTAGCCGGCTTCGGCAAAAAGCCCGCCCAGTTCTAGGGCAACGTCAGGTAGCACGGCATCATCAGGGAAACCGGTCGGCAGGCTCGCCGAGGGGGCGCGTTCGGGCGCGACGGAGTCAGCATGGGGTTCAGTCATGATGTGTTAAAGGGTGCCATACCCGAGACCCCTGACCGTGCGATGAGATGCGATCCGCGTCTGTCCCGATAGAGTGGAAGGTATGTCCCAGGACCGACACGACGATCGAGTGAGGCCGCTGACCCCGTCAGCGGCCCGCCGTTCTGCGCGTGATCGCGGTTCCCGGGGCACCGAGTCTGACTCGGGTTACCGCCCGCGTTACACCTCCGCATCATCACGCCGCATCAATGCGGTGGAATCCGGTGGATCCATGGCGCTACCCACCGTCGAGGAAGTCTCCGCCGGCGGCATGGTGGTCCGTGAGGTTGAAGGCCGACACCAGGTCGCCATCATCGCCCGCTACAACCGGGGCGGACGCCTCGAATGGGTGCTGCCCAAGGGTCACCCCGAAGGCGAAGAGGAACACCACGAAGCCGCCGTACGCGAAGTGGAAGAAGAGACCGGTATCGCCGGCACCGTGCTCACCACCCTGGGCAGCATCGACTACTGGTTCACCGTGCCCTCACACCGCGTCCACAAAACCGTCCATCACTATTTGCTGCGCGCCACCGGCGGCGAGCTCACCATCGAGAACGACCCCGACCAAGAAGCGGTCGACGTCGCCTGGGTGGAGCTAGACCGTCTGGCCTCCCGCCTGACTTTCCTCAACGAGCGCCGCATCGTGGAGGCCGCCCGCGAGCTGATGCACGAGTTTTTCAACACCCCCCGGCTGACCGTGCGCCGCGGCTACACGACCCGACGGATCACCGGCCTCGCCCAGCAGATCGCCCCCGGCGAGCGCCCGGTCCCCACCGTGTTGCGCACCGTGCGCCGCGTCCCCAAGCCCTCGGACCTCTCCGCCACCAGTTCCTCCACCACGAGCGCTAGCCCCGCAGCCGCGCCCGCCCCGAAACGCGCCCCCAGCCCAGCTGACCTCGCGCGCTTGGCACAGCGTGGCAAATCGCCCCGGCCCACCGAGTCCACCGAATCGGGCACCACGTCTGGTTCCCCGCAAGGACCCACGACGACGAACGGCGACGGCGCCCCGCAGCGCCCCGCCGCCGAACCCGCCCCCCGGCCCAAGCCGGGACCGCCCAAACCCGGACCTCATCTGGGGAGACGCACTCCGTGAGCACCACCCCACCCACCGGCGACGCCGCGGGCGCAACCCAGGGCGCCCACGACCCGCTCGACACCACCGGCGCCCCCGAAACTGACTCCCCGGAACCGCCCGAAGACGCCTCACGCAATCCGCAGGCCGCCGCCCGCGCCTCCGCCATCATGGCCGCCGGAACCCTCGTCTCCCGCGTGCTTGGCTTCATCCGCACCTCGCTGCTGGCCATCGCCATCGGCTCCACCGCTCTCGTTGCCGACGTCTTCGAATCCGCCAACACCATCCCGAACATCATCTACATGCTGCTCGCCGGCGGCGTATTCAACGTGGTGCTGGTCCCGCAGCTCATCAAGGCCGCTCGCGCCCCAGACCGCGGCGCCGACTACACGTCCCGGCTGATCACCCTCGCGATCATCATCATGGCGGCCTTCACCCTCGCCATCACGGCGTGCGCCTACCCGATCATGTCCGCGCTGACGCTGAACTGGTCCGAGCCGAAACTTGCCCTGGCCACCGCGTTCGCACTCTGGACCCTGCCCCAGATCTTCTTCTACGGCCTCTACGCCATCATCGGCCAGGTCCTCAACGCCCACGGCCGCTTCGGCGCCTACATGTGGGCCCCGGTCGCCAACAACGCGGTCGCCATCATCGTCATCGGCGTCTACCTGCTGATGTTCGGCCACTACACCGGGATCGACGACTCCCAACAGCTCGCAGAATGGACGACGACGCACACCCTGGTCCTCGCGGGCGGACACACCCTAGGCATCGTGGTTCAGGCGCTCGTGCTGTTCTGGCCCCTCAAACGACTCGGGCTCGGGCTGCGGCTGAAGTTCGGCTGGAAGGGCATGGGACTGCGTACCACCGGCCGCCTCGCCGCCTTCACCCTGATCACCATGGTCGTGGGCAACCTCGGCAACCTCATCGGCGCCCGCCTCGTCACCGGCGCCACCGAGGCCCGCTCCCTCGTCGGTGAATCGGCAGAGGCCAGCGCCGCCGTACCGGGCCTCTACGCCCTCAATGTCACCCAGCTCATTACGGTGTTGCCGCACTCGGTGTTCGTCCTCTCCATCGCCACCGTACTGTTCAACCAGCTGGCCCGCTCCATGCACGCCCAGCGCATCGAGGAGGCCCGCGAGACCACCGGCCGCGGGCTGCGTATCTTCGCGGTGCCCATGATGTTCGCCATGGTCGTGATGATCGTGCTCGCCGGACCCTTGGGCCGCATCTTCGCGGGCTCCTCGGAGACGGCAGCCATCTCCGCGGCCGCCATTGGCCAGTTGCTGGTCCTGCTCGCCCTGGGGATGCCCTTCCGCTCCGCGCACTTCTATCTGCTGCGCGTCTTCTACGCCGCCGAGAACGCGT
It includes:
- a CDS encoding NtaA/DmoA family FMN-dependent monooxygenase (This protein belongs to a clade of FMN-dependent monooxygenases, within a broader family of flavin-dependent oxidoreductases, the luciferase-like monooxygenase (LMM) family, some of whose members use coenzyme F420 rather than FMN.), whose protein sequence is MTHVHTRSEIHLNLFATACGHHAAAWRAPDSAVERIGAIEYWEQLAQLAERGCLDAFFLADGQALGPGSAPVRYFDPLTTLAAVARATERIGLVATISSTFWTPFPAARMLASLDHLSGGRAGVNVVTSMTDAEARNHGMDRLPGREQRYARAEEFIVAMQGLWDSWEDGAVRADRDGAYLDAARIHPVDHRGRYFEVAGPLTVPRSPQGRPVVLQAGASEPGRALAARYAEGIYAVAWDAQAGRRYRADLRRRVAAAGRNPDDVVVMPGLVTEVASTEREARARRAELDALLPVAESLRQLSFFVGQDASDWELDAPVPELPPVEEFTGPVGRYATVLRMIETRKPTVRELLGLLAAGGGHATLIGTPEQVAETMLNWVDSGAADGFNLMPPTLPGSLEDVVEQLVPELQRRGRFRREYRETTLRERWSRE
- a CDS encoding winged helix-turn-helix transcriptional regulator, which encodes MTFDPDAEAEAEDFAPDVFSSACTSRTALQHLTGRWGSLIMVALKLSGEPMRFGEIRRRIDGVSERMLSQTLGQLERDGMVVRTVHSTIPPNVDYGLTPLGVKVAVPLAELTAVVEAELPQVIAAQQEYDATAPQR
- a CDS encoding SDR family oxidoreductase, which codes for MRIAVTGATGHLGGLIIESLLQRGVAASDLVAVVRSAEKAQPLSDQGIALGVASYEDEAALTAALSGVDRLVLVSGSEVGQRVAQHTNIINAAKAAHVSFIAYTSLLNLDTSELGLAPEHAATEQLLADSGIDHTRLRNGWYWENYASALASGEATGKFFGAAGSAKVSGAARRDYAEAAAVVVTGENHAGKVYELAGAPALTYPEIAAAVGEVLGKEVTYENQTVAEYQATLEGFGLPSEVAAMFASMDPIIEQGALYSESTDLQDLIGRPSTSAAEALKA
- a CDS encoding CCA tRNA nucleotidyltransferase, producing the protein MTEPHADSVAPERAPSASLPTGFPDDAVLPDVALELGGLFAEAGYELSLVGGPVRDLFLGRGVVDLDFTTNALPEQTQTVVAEWADAVWDIGARFGTIGFKKGEWQLEVTTYRAEQYDPESRKPVVAFGTELNDDLFRRDFTVNAMALRLPDLELVDPFGGMRDLAAGMLRTPGAPEDSFSDDPLRMMRAARFAAQLGFAVNDTVVQAMIAMAQRIDIISAERVREELVKLILADQPRAGIDLLVRTGLADQVLPEVPALQLETDEHHRHKDVYNHSLTVLEQALDHEADYVEAPDFVLRFAALMHDVGKPATRRFERSGAVSFRHHDVVGAKLVRKRMRALKFDNDTIKAVATLVELHMRFYGYGDAGWSDSAVRRYVTDAGDQLQRLHALTRSDVTTRNRRKAERLAHAYDDLEQRIAELLEREELDAIRPDLDGKQVMELLGISPGPLVGRAYKHLLEWRLDDGPHDEETAKAEVLRWWAEQPEHPSASKSSDSDD
- the murJ gene encoding murein biosynthesis integral membrane protein MurJ, with product MSTTPPTGDAAGATQGAHDPLDTTGAPETDSPEPPEDASRNPQAAARASAIMAAGTLVSRVLGFIRTSLLAIAIGSTALVADVFESANTIPNIIYMLLAGGVFNVVLVPQLIKAARAPDRGADYTSRLITLAIIIMAAFTLAITACAYPIMSALTLNWSEPKLALATAFALWTLPQIFFYGLYAIIGQVLNAHGRFGAYMWAPVANNAVAIIVIGVYLLMFGHYTGIDDSQQLAEWTTTHTLVLAGGHTLGIVVQALVLFWPLKRLGLGLRLKFGWKGMGLRTTGRLAAFTLITMVVGNLGNLIGARLVTGATEARSLVGESAEASAAVPGLYALNVTQLITVLPHSVFVLSIATVLFNQLARSMHAQRIEEARETTGRGLRIFAVPMMFAMVVMIVLAGPLGRIFAGSSETAAISAAAIGQLLVLLALGMPFRSAHFYLLRVFYAAENAFIPMLVQVSAAVVTIALAYGIAPFIPNTSMAYLLALTYTVVHVLQFLVCHLLVRRTYGDYGSAEVFSTYLRTGYAAVLSGVAGAGVLWLLGGFSTGFAWQSIITALISCAIVGVVMLGVYLIACRWLRIREVDQFLAPLLSRLTGRRG